The genomic interval TAAATGTTGAAATTAATGTTAAGTTTTGGGATTATACTGACGGTTTTACTCCAAACTGTTAACATTGCATTTTCTCAAGACGAATTATTAAATTCCAATCAGTTGGATACTCTTCAAAAGGCGAAAGATATTCTAAAGGATGCAAAAGTAGAGTCTTCAAAAAGGGAAATAGAAATTACTGTTCGCAGTGTTGATATATCTAATTTTCCAATGATTAAGATTATGATAGAAGCCTATAATAAACTCGGCAATCCACTTGATTCTTTAAATTCAGATAATTTATTTGTATTTGAAAATGGTATAGAAAAGAAAGTTTTAAGTGTTGAAAAAATACCTGCAGCCGAAAATGTTCCTGTTGACTTCGTATTTCTGATAGATATTACCGGCTCTATGCAGCCTCAGATTAACTCAGTTAAATCAAATATTTCAAATTTTACTCAAAGTTTGATGAAACGAGGCATTGATTATAGAATAGGTTTGATATTATTTACTGATGATATTGAAAAAGTATACAATCCGACTGCAAATGTACTTGATTTTCTTGCATGGATTAATCCCGTTAGGGCTAAAGGTGGTGGCGACGAAAAAGAGAATGCTCTTGAAGCTATTGAAGCAGCATGCAAGCAGATTAAATGGCGCAAGGAAGCCAATAGAGTTGCTGTTCTTATCACAGATGCACCTTATCACCAAAAGGGTGAGGATGGTCATGGCGTTACCGACCAGACTACTGAATCATCAATCGAATTGATGCAACAGCATGATTTAAGGCTTTTTTCTATAGTGCCACCAAAACTGACAAGTTATAAATTGATGGCAAGTAAAACCCGGGGTACTTTCTATGATATAGATTATCCATTTTCAACTATTTTGGATAATTTTTCAAATCAACTAACAAACCTTTTCAATTTAATCTATAAATCTGATGAGGAAACTGTACCTGATTCCATAGAAATTGCTTTGT from Ignavibacteriota bacterium carries:
- a CDS encoding OmpA family protein; translated protein: MLKLMLSFGIILTVLLQTVNIAFSQDELLNSNQLDTLQKAKDILKDAKVESSKREIEITVRSVDISNFPMIKIMIEAYNKLGNPLDSLNSDNLFVFENGIEKKVLSVEKIPAAENVPVDFVFLIDITGSMQPQINSVKSNISNFTQSLMKRGIDYRIGLILFTDDIEKVYNPTANVLDFLAWINPVRAKGGGDEKENALEAIEAACKQIKWRKEANRVAVLITDAPYHQKGEDGHGVTDQTTESSIELMQQHDLRLFSIVPPKLTSYKLMASKTRGTFYDIDYPFSTILDNFSNQLTNLFNLIYKSDEETVPDSIEIALFSTEKRQLVKKTIPIVELGRKLIIENLLFQTASANLPGAVRELDILADFMQAKPNIEIMIEGHTDAIGSHEVNDALSIRRAESVKAYLVKYGIEARRVSTTGFGKRKPLASNNNEFGRRLNRRTEIIIVAK